In a single window of the Equus quagga isolate Etosha38 chromosome 7, UCLA_HA_Equagga_1.0, whole genome shotgun sequence genome:
- the PLOD3 gene encoding multifunctional procollagen lysine hydroxylase and glycosyltransferase LH3 isoform X2, with the protein MASSGAGPRLLLLLLLLLLLPPPPAASASDRPRGSDPVNPEKLLVITVATAETEGYRRFLRSAEFFNYTVRTLGLGEDWRGGDVARTVGGGQKVRWLKKEMEKYADREDMVIMFVDSYDVILAGSPSELLKKFVQSGSRLLFSAESFCWPEWGLAEQYPEVGTGKRFLNSGGFIGFAPTIHQIVRQWKYKDDDDDQLFYTRLYLDPGLREKLSLNLDHKSRIFQNLNGALDEVVLKFDRNRVRIRNVAYDTLPVVVHGNGPTKLQLNYLGNYVPKGWTPEGGCGYCDLDRRTLPGGQPPPRVLLAVFVEQPTPFLPRFLQRLLLLDYPPDRVALFLHNNEVYHEPHIADSWPQLQDHFSAVKLVGPEEALTPGEARDMAMDSCRQDPKCEFYFSLDADAVITNPQTLRILIEENRKVIAPMLSRHGKLWSNFWGALSPDEYYARSEDYVELVQRKRVGVWNVPYISQAYVIRGETLRTELPQKEVFSSSDTDPDMAFCKSLRDQGIFLHLSNRHEFGRLLATSRYDTDHLHPDLWQIFDNPLDWKEQYIHENYSRALEGKGLVEQPCPDVYWFPLLSDQMCDELVEEMEHYGQWSGGRHEDSRLAGGYENVPTVDIHMKQVGFEDQWLQLLRTYVGPMTESLFPGYHTKTRAVMNFVVRYRPDEQPSLRPHHDSSTFTLNVALNHKGLDYEGGGCRFLRYDCVVSSPRKGWGLLHPGRLTHYHEGLPTTRGTRYIMVSFVDP; encoded by the exons ATGGCCTCCTCGGGCGCGGGACCCCGGCTCCtgttgctgctcctgctgctgctgctgctgccgccgcctcCTGCGGCCTCGGCCTCCGACCGTCCCCGGGGCAGCGACCCGGTCAACCCAG AGAAGCTGCTGGTGATCACTGTGGCCACAGCCGAGACGGAGGGATACCGGCGTTTCCTGCGGTCAGCAGAGTTCTTCAACTACACTGTGCGG ACCCTAGGCCTGGGAGAGGATTGGCGAGGGGGTGATGTGGCCCGAACGGTTGGTGGAGGACAGAAGGTCAGGTggctaaagaaagaaatggagaaatatgcaGACCGGGAGGATATGGTCATCATGTTTGTGGACAG CTACGATGTGATTCTGGCTGGCAGCCCGTCGGAGCTGCTGAAGAAGTTCGTCCAGAGTGGCAGCCGCCTGCTCTTCTCTGCGGAGAGCTTCTGCTGGCCCGAGTGGGGGCTGGCAGAGCAGTACCCTGAGGTGGGCACAGGGAAGCGCTTCCTCAACTCTGGTG GATTCATTGGCTTCGCCCCCACTATCCACCAAATCGTCCGCCAGTGGAAGTacaaggatgatgatgatgatcagcTGTTCTATACTCGACTCTACCTGGACCCAGGACTGAGG GAGAAACTCAGCCTTAATCTGGATCATAAATCCCGGATCTTTCAGAACCTCAATGGGGCTTTAG ATGAGGTGGTTTTAAAGTTTGATCGGAATCGTGTGCGTATCCGGAATGTGGCCTATGACACGCTTCCTGTTGTGGTCCACGGGAACGGTCCCACTAAG CTCCAGCTGAATTACCTGGGAAACTACGTTCCCAAAGGCTGGACTCCCGAGGGAGGTTGTGGGTACTGCGACCTGGACCGGAGGACACTCCCGGGGGGGCAG CCTCCCCCCCGGGTGCTTCTGGCTGTGTTTGTAGAGCAACCTACCCCGTTCCTGCCCCGCTTCCTGCAGCGGCTGCTGCTCCTGGACTACCCCCCGGACAGGGTCGCCCTTTTCCTGCATAACAAT GAGGTGTACCATGAGCCCCACATTGCGGACTCTTGGCCCCAGCTCCAGGACCACTTCTCAGCTGTGAAGTTGGTGGGGCCAGAGGAGGCCCTGACCCCAGGCGAGGCCAGGGACATGGCCAT GGACAGTTGTCGGCAAGACCCCAAGTGTGAATTCTACTTCAGCCTGGACGCCGACGCCGTCATCACCAACCCTCAGACCCTGCGCATCCTCATTGAGGAGAACAG GAAGGTGATCGCGCCCATGCTCTCCCGCCACGGGAAGCTGTGGTCCAACTTCTGGGGAGCCCTGAGCCCCGACGAGTACTACGCGCGCTCCGAGGACTACGTGGAGCTGGTGCAGCGGAAGCGAGT GGGCGTGTGGAACGTGCCCTACATATCCCAGGCATATGTGATCCGTGGGGAGACCCTGAGGACAGAGCTGCCCCAGAAGGAGGTGTTCTCTAGCAGCGACACTGACCCGGACATGGCCTTCTGTAAGAGCCTGCGGGACCAG GGCATCTTCCTCCACCTCAGCAATCGGCACGAATTTGGCCGCCTCCTGGCCACTTCCCGGTACGACACAGACCACCTGCACCCCGACCTCTGGCAGATCTTCGACAACCCCCTG GACTGGAAGGAGCAGTACATTCACGAGAACTACAGCCGGGCCCTGGAAGGGAAGGGACTCGTGGAACAG CCGTGCCCGGACGTGTACTGGTTCCCTCTGCTGTCAGACCAGATGTGCGATGAGCTGGTGGAGGAGATGGAGCATTATGGCCAGTGGTCAGGAGGCCGGCATGAG GACTCAAGGCTGGCTGGAGGCTACGAGAACGTGCCCACCGTGGACATCCACATGAAGCAGGTGGGCTTTGAGGACCAGTGGCTGCAGCTGCTGAGGACGTACGTGGGGCCCATGACCGAGAGCCTGTTCCCAGGCTATCACACGAAG ACGCGGGCAGTGATGAACTTTGTGGTCCGCTACCGGCCGGATGAGCAGCCCTCTCTGCGGCCGCATCACGACTCATCCACCTTCACCCTCAATGTTGCCCTCAACCACAAGGGCCTGGATTATGAG ggAGGTGGCTGCCGCTTCCTGCGCTATGACTGCGTGGTCTCGTCACCGCGGAAGGGCTGGGGGCTCCTGCACCCTGGCCGGCTCACCCACTACCATGAGGGGCTGCCCACTACTCGGGGCACTCGCTACATCATGGTGTCCTTTGTTGACCCCTGA
- the PLOD3 gene encoding multifunctional procollagen lysine hydroxylase and glycosyltransferase LH3 isoform X1 yields MASSGAGPRLLLLLLLLLLLPPPPAASASDRPRGSDPVNPEKLLVITVATAETEGYRRFLRSAEFFNYTVRTLGLGEDWRGGDVARTVGGGQKVRWLKKEMEKYADREDMVIMFVDSYDVILAGSPSELLKKFVQSGSRLLFSAESFCWPEWGLAEQYPEVGTGKRFLNSGGFIGFAPTIHQIVRQWKYKDDDDDQLFYTRLYLDPGLREKLSLNLDHKSRIFQNLNGALDEVVLKFDRNRVRIRNVAYDTLPVVVHGNGPTKLQLNYLGNYVPKGWTPEGGCGYCDLDRRTLPGGQPPPRVLLAVFVEQPTPFLPRFLQRLLLLDYPPDRVALFLHNNEVYHEPHIADSWPQLQDHFSAVKLVGPEEALTPGEARDMAMDSCRQDPKCEFYFSLDADAVITNPQTLRILIEENRKVIAPMLSRHGKLWSNFWGALSPDEYYARSEDYVELVQRKRVGVWNVPYISQAYVIRGETLRTELPQKEVFSSSDTDPDMAFCKSLRDQVSGAVVRGVGPGGLMLGGSHLVSPSHTLPPLQGIFLHLSNRHEFGRLLATSRYDTDHLHPDLWQIFDNPLDWKEQYIHENYSRALEGKGLVEQPCPDVYWFPLLSDQMCDELVEEMEHYGQWSGGRHEDSRLAGGYENVPTVDIHMKQVGFEDQWLQLLRTYVGPMTESLFPGYHTKTRAVMNFVVRYRPDEQPSLRPHHDSSTFTLNVALNHKGLDYEGGGCRFLRYDCVVSSPRKGWGLLHPGRLTHYHEGLPTTRGTRYIMVSFVDP; encoded by the exons ATGGCCTCCTCGGGCGCGGGACCCCGGCTCCtgttgctgctcctgctgctgctgctgctgccgccgcctcCTGCGGCCTCGGCCTCCGACCGTCCCCGGGGCAGCGACCCGGTCAACCCAG AGAAGCTGCTGGTGATCACTGTGGCCACAGCCGAGACGGAGGGATACCGGCGTTTCCTGCGGTCAGCAGAGTTCTTCAACTACACTGTGCGG ACCCTAGGCCTGGGAGAGGATTGGCGAGGGGGTGATGTGGCCCGAACGGTTGGTGGAGGACAGAAGGTCAGGTggctaaagaaagaaatggagaaatatgcaGACCGGGAGGATATGGTCATCATGTTTGTGGACAG CTACGATGTGATTCTGGCTGGCAGCCCGTCGGAGCTGCTGAAGAAGTTCGTCCAGAGTGGCAGCCGCCTGCTCTTCTCTGCGGAGAGCTTCTGCTGGCCCGAGTGGGGGCTGGCAGAGCAGTACCCTGAGGTGGGCACAGGGAAGCGCTTCCTCAACTCTGGTG GATTCATTGGCTTCGCCCCCACTATCCACCAAATCGTCCGCCAGTGGAAGTacaaggatgatgatgatgatcagcTGTTCTATACTCGACTCTACCTGGACCCAGGACTGAGG GAGAAACTCAGCCTTAATCTGGATCATAAATCCCGGATCTTTCAGAACCTCAATGGGGCTTTAG ATGAGGTGGTTTTAAAGTTTGATCGGAATCGTGTGCGTATCCGGAATGTGGCCTATGACACGCTTCCTGTTGTGGTCCACGGGAACGGTCCCACTAAG CTCCAGCTGAATTACCTGGGAAACTACGTTCCCAAAGGCTGGACTCCCGAGGGAGGTTGTGGGTACTGCGACCTGGACCGGAGGACACTCCCGGGGGGGCAG CCTCCCCCCCGGGTGCTTCTGGCTGTGTTTGTAGAGCAACCTACCCCGTTCCTGCCCCGCTTCCTGCAGCGGCTGCTGCTCCTGGACTACCCCCCGGACAGGGTCGCCCTTTTCCTGCATAACAAT GAGGTGTACCATGAGCCCCACATTGCGGACTCTTGGCCCCAGCTCCAGGACCACTTCTCAGCTGTGAAGTTGGTGGGGCCAGAGGAGGCCCTGACCCCAGGCGAGGCCAGGGACATGGCCAT GGACAGTTGTCGGCAAGACCCCAAGTGTGAATTCTACTTCAGCCTGGACGCCGACGCCGTCATCACCAACCCTCAGACCCTGCGCATCCTCATTGAGGAGAACAG GAAGGTGATCGCGCCCATGCTCTCCCGCCACGGGAAGCTGTGGTCCAACTTCTGGGGAGCCCTGAGCCCCGACGAGTACTACGCGCGCTCCGAGGACTACGTGGAGCTGGTGCAGCGGAAGCGAGT GGGCGTGTGGAACGTGCCCTACATATCCCAGGCATATGTGATCCGTGGGGAGACCCTGAGGACAGAGCTGCCCCAGAAGGAGGTGTTCTCTAGCAGCGACACTGACCCGGACATGGCCTTCTGTAAGAGCCTGCGGGACCAGGTGAGCGGGGCAGTTGTCCGGGGTGTGGGGCCTGGGGGCCTGATGCTGGGAGGCAGCCACCTCGTGTCTCCGTCTCACACCCTCCCCCCACTCCAGGGCATCTTCCTCCACCTCAGCAATCGGCACGAATTTGGCCGCCTCCTGGCCACTTCCCGGTACGACACAGACCACCTGCACCCCGACCTCTGGCAGATCTTCGACAACCCCCTG GACTGGAAGGAGCAGTACATTCACGAGAACTACAGCCGGGCCCTGGAAGGGAAGGGACTCGTGGAACAG CCGTGCCCGGACGTGTACTGGTTCCCTCTGCTGTCAGACCAGATGTGCGATGAGCTGGTGGAGGAGATGGAGCATTATGGCCAGTGGTCAGGAGGCCGGCATGAG GACTCAAGGCTGGCTGGAGGCTACGAGAACGTGCCCACCGTGGACATCCACATGAAGCAGGTGGGCTTTGAGGACCAGTGGCTGCAGCTGCTGAGGACGTACGTGGGGCCCATGACCGAGAGCCTGTTCCCAGGCTATCACACGAAG ACGCGGGCAGTGATGAACTTTGTGGTCCGCTACCGGCCGGATGAGCAGCCCTCTCTGCGGCCGCATCACGACTCATCCACCTTCACCCTCAATGTTGCCCTCAACCACAAGGGCCTGGATTATGAG ggAGGTGGCTGCCGCTTCCTGCGCTATGACTGCGTGGTCTCGTCACCGCGGAAGGGCTGGGGGCTCCTGCACCCTGGCCGGCTCACCCACTACCATGAGGGGCTGCCCACTACTCGGGGCACTCGCTACATCATGGTGTCCTTTGTTGACCCCTGA
- the PLOD3 gene encoding multifunctional procollagen lysine hydroxylase and glycosyltransferase LH3 isoform X3: MASSGAGPRLLLLLLLLLLLPPPPAASASDRPRGSDPVNPEKLLVITVATAETEGYRRFLRSAEFFNYTVREKLSLNLDHKSRIFQNLNGALDEVVLKFDRNRVRIRNVAYDTLPVVVHGNGPTKLQLNYLGNYVPKGWTPEGGCGYCDLDRRTLPGGQPPPRVLLAVFVEQPTPFLPRFLQRLLLLDYPPDRVALFLHNNEVYHEPHIADSWPQLQDHFSAVKLVGPEEALTPGEARDMAMDSCRQDPKCEFYFSLDADAVITNPQTLRILIEENRKVIAPMLSRHGKLWSNFWGALSPDEYYARSEDYVELVQRKRVGVWNVPYISQAYVIRGETLRTELPQKEVFSSSDTDPDMAFCKSLRDQVSGAVVRGVGPGGLMLGGSHLVSPSHTLPPLQGIFLHLSNRHEFGRLLATSRYDTDHLHPDLWQIFDNPLDWKEQYIHENYSRALEGKGLVEQPCPDVYWFPLLSDQMCDELVEEMEHYGQWSGGRHEDSRLAGGYENVPTVDIHMKQVGFEDQWLQLLRTYVGPMTESLFPGYHTKTRAVMNFVVRYRPDEQPSLRPHHDSSTFTLNVALNHKGLDYEGGGCRFLRYDCVVSSPRKGWGLLHPGRLTHYHEGLPTTRGTRYIMVSFVDP, encoded by the exons ATGGCCTCCTCGGGCGCGGGACCCCGGCTCCtgttgctgctcctgctgctgctgctgctgccgccgcctcCTGCGGCCTCGGCCTCCGACCGTCCCCGGGGCAGCGACCCGGTCAACCCAG AGAAGCTGCTGGTGATCACTGTGGCCACAGCCGAGACGGAGGGATACCGGCGTTTCCTGCGGTCAGCAGAGTTCTTCAACTACACTGTGCGG GAGAAACTCAGCCTTAATCTGGATCATAAATCCCGGATCTTTCAGAACCTCAATGGGGCTTTAG ATGAGGTGGTTTTAAAGTTTGATCGGAATCGTGTGCGTATCCGGAATGTGGCCTATGACACGCTTCCTGTTGTGGTCCACGGGAACGGTCCCACTAAG CTCCAGCTGAATTACCTGGGAAACTACGTTCCCAAAGGCTGGACTCCCGAGGGAGGTTGTGGGTACTGCGACCTGGACCGGAGGACACTCCCGGGGGGGCAG CCTCCCCCCCGGGTGCTTCTGGCTGTGTTTGTAGAGCAACCTACCCCGTTCCTGCCCCGCTTCCTGCAGCGGCTGCTGCTCCTGGACTACCCCCCGGACAGGGTCGCCCTTTTCCTGCATAACAAT GAGGTGTACCATGAGCCCCACATTGCGGACTCTTGGCCCCAGCTCCAGGACCACTTCTCAGCTGTGAAGTTGGTGGGGCCAGAGGAGGCCCTGACCCCAGGCGAGGCCAGGGACATGGCCAT GGACAGTTGTCGGCAAGACCCCAAGTGTGAATTCTACTTCAGCCTGGACGCCGACGCCGTCATCACCAACCCTCAGACCCTGCGCATCCTCATTGAGGAGAACAG GAAGGTGATCGCGCCCATGCTCTCCCGCCACGGGAAGCTGTGGTCCAACTTCTGGGGAGCCCTGAGCCCCGACGAGTACTACGCGCGCTCCGAGGACTACGTGGAGCTGGTGCAGCGGAAGCGAGT GGGCGTGTGGAACGTGCCCTACATATCCCAGGCATATGTGATCCGTGGGGAGACCCTGAGGACAGAGCTGCCCCAGAAGGAGGTGTTCTCTAGCAGCGACACTGACCCGGACATGGCCTTCTGTAAGAGCCTGCGGGACCAGGTGAGCGGGGCAGTTGTCCGGGGTGTGGGGCCTGGGGGCCTGATGCTGGGAGGCAGCCACCTCGTGTCTCCGTCTCACACCCTCCCCCCACTCCAGGGCATCTTCCTCCACCTCAGCAATCGGCACGAATTTGGCCGCCTCCTGGCCACTTCCCGGTACGACACAGACCACCTGCACCCCGACCTCTGGCAGATCTTCGACAACCCCCTG GACTGGAAGGAGCAGTACATTCACGAGAACTACAGCCGGGCCCTGGAAGGGAAGGGACTCGTGGAACAG CCGTGCCCGGACGTGTACTGGTTCCCTCTGCTGTCAGACCAGATGTGCGATGAGCTGGTGGAGGAGATGGAGCATTATGGCCAGTGGTCAGGAGGCCGGCATGAG GACTCAAGGCTGGCTGGAGGCTACGAGAACGTGCCCACCGTGGACATCCACATGAAGCAGGTGGGCTTTGAGGACCAGTGGCTGCAGCTGCTGAGGACGTACGTGGGGCCCATGACCGAGAGCCTGTTCCCAGGCTATCACACGAAG ACGCGGGCAGTGATGAACTTTGTGGTCCGCTACCGGCCGGATGAGCAGCCCTCTCTGCGGCCGCATCACGACTCATCCACCTTCACCCTCAATGTTGCCCTCAACCACAAGGGCCTGGATTATGAG ggAGGTGGCTGCCGCTTCCTGCGCTATGACTGCGTGGTCTCGTCACCGCGGAAGGGCTGGGGGCTCCTGCACCCTGGCCGGCTCACCCACTACCATGAGGGGCTGCCCACTACTCGGGGCACTCGCTACATCATGGTGTCCTTTGTTGACCCCTGA
- the ZNHIT1 gene encoding zinc finger HIT domain-containing protein 1 isoform X2, whose protein sequence is MVEKKTSVRSQDPGQRRVLDRAARQRRINRQLEALENDNFQDDPHAGLPQLGKRLPQFDDDADTGKKKKKTRGDHFKLRFRKNFQALLEEQNLSMAEGPNYLTACAGPPSRPQRPFCAVCGFPSPYTCVSCGARYCTVRCLGTHQETRCLKWTV, encoded by the exons ATGGTGGAGAAGAAAACCTCGG TTCGCTCCCAGGACCCTGGACAGCGGCGGGTGCTGGACCGCGCGGCCCGGCAGCGCCGCATCAACAGGCAGCTTGAGGCCTTGGAGAATGACAACTTCCAGGACGACCCCCACGCAGGACTCCCCCAGCTCGGCAAGAGGCTGCCTCAGTTTGATGATGATGCAGACACCG gaaagaaaaagaagaaaactcgaGGTGATCATTTTAAACTTCGTTTCCGAAAAAACTTTCAGGCCTTGCTGGAGGAGCAG AACCTGAGCATGGCCGAGGGCCCCAACTACCTGACAGCCTGTGCAGGGCCCCCATCCCGTCCCCAGCGTCCCTTCTGTGCTGTCTGCGGCTTCCCCTCCCCTTACACGTGTGTCAGCTGTGGCGCCCGGTACTGCACTGTGCGCTGTCTGGGCACCCACCAGGAGACCAG GTGCCTGAAGTGGACTGTGTGA
- the ZNHIT1 gene encoding zinc finger HIT domain-containing protein 1 isoform X1: MFEGGLKDEHLHVGGLFPLRREMRLLSLKTKYITVPVEPGSIRSQDPGQRRVLDRAARQRRINRQLEALENDNFQDDPHAGLPQLGKRLPQFDDDADTGKKKKKTRGDHFKLRFRKNFQALLEEQNLSMAEGPNYLTACAGPPSRPQRPFCAVCGFPSPYTCVSCGARYCTVRCLGTHQETRCLKWTV; the protein is encoded by the exons ATGTTTGAGGGTGGGCTGAAGGATGAGCATCTGCATGTGGGTGGCCTGTTTCCTTTGAGGCGAGAAATGAGATTGCTGAGCCTGAAGACCAAGTATATTACGGTCCCAGTGGAGCCTGGAAGCA TTCGCTCCCAGGACCCTGGACAGCGGCGGGTGCTGGACCGCGCGGCCCGGCAGCGCCGCATCAACAGGCAGCTTGAGGCCTTGGAGAATGACAACTTCCAGGACGACCCCCACGCAGGACTCCCCCAGCTCGGCAAGAGGCTGCCTCAGTTTGATGATGATGCAGACACCG gaaagaaaaagaagaaaactcgaGGTGATCATTTTAAACTTCGTTTCCGAAAAAACTTTCAGGCCTTGCTGGAGGAGCAG AACCTGAGCATGGCCGAGGGCCCCAACTACCTGACAGCCTGTGCAGGGCCCCCATCCCGTCCCCAGCGTCCCTTCTGTGCTGTCTGCGGCTTCCCCTCCCCTTACACGTGTGTCAGCTGTGGCGCCCGGTACTGCACTGTGCGCTGTCTGGGCACCCACCAGGAGACCAG GTGCCTGAAGTGGACTGTGTGA